A genomic stretch from Canis lupus familiaris isolate Mischka breed German Shepherd chromosome 15, alternate assembly UU_Cfam_GSD_1.0, whole genome shotgun sequence includes:
- the CHPT1 gene encoding cholinephosphotransferase 1 isoform X2, whose amino-acid sequence MAAGAGARPGLRWPRALAEPLSAAQLRRLEEHRYCAAGVSLLEPPLQVYWTWLLRWVPLWVAPNSITLLGLAVNLFTTLALISYCPTATEEAPYWTYLLCALGLFIYQSLDAIDGKQARRTNSCSPLGELFDHGCDSLSTVFMAVGASIAVRLGTHPDWLFFCSFIGMFMFYCAHWQTYVSGVLRFGKVDVTEIQIALVMVFVFSTFGGATMWDYTIPILEIKLKIFPVLGVVGGAIFSCSNYFHVILHGGVGKNGSTIAGTSVLSPGLHIGIIIILAIMIYKKSATNVFEKHPCLYTLMFGCVFAKVSQKLVIAHMTKSELYLQDTVFFGPGLLFLDQYFNNFIDEYVVLWIAMVISSFDMMMYFSALCLQISRHLHLNIFKTSYHEAPEQVQVLPSKSHQNNMD is encoded by the exons atGGCGGCGGGCGCAGGGGCCAGGCCGGGGCTGCGCTGGCCGAGGGCGCTGGCGGAGCCGCTGAGCGCGGCGCAGCTGCGGCGGCTGGAGGAGCACCGCTACTGCGCGGCCGGCGTGTCGCTGCTCGAGCCGCCGCTGCAGGTCTACTGGACCTGGCTGCTGCGGTGGGTCCCGCTCTGGGTGGCCCCCAACTCCATCACCCTGCTGGGCCTGGCCGTCAACCTGTTCACCACGCTGGCGCTCATCTCCTATTGCCCCACGGCCACCGAGGAG gcACCATACTGGACATACCTTTTATGTGCACTGGGACTCTTTATCTACCAGTCACTGGATGCTATTGATGGGAAACAAGCCAGAAGAACAAATTCTTGTTCTCCTTTAGGAGAACTTTTTGACCATGGTTGTGACTCTCTTTCCACAG TATTTATGGCAGTTGGAGCTTCAATTGCTGTGCGCTTAGGAACTCATCCTGACTGGttgtttttctgctcttttattGGGATGTTCATGTTTTACTGTGCTCATTGGCAGACTTATGTTTCAGGCGTGTTGAGGTTTGGAAA AGTGGATGTAACTGAAATTCAGATAGCTTTAGTGATGGTCTTTGTGTTTTCTACATTTGGAGGAGCAACAATGTGGGACTATACG ATACccattctagaaataaaattgaagatcTTTCCAGTTCTTGGAGTAGTAGGTGGAGCAATATTTTCCTGTTCAAATTATTTCCATGTTATCCTCCATGGTGGTGTTGGCAAGAATGGATCCACTATAGCA GGCACCAGTGTCTTGTCACCTGGACTCCACataggaattattattatattggcAATAATGATCTATAAAAAGTCAGCAACTAATGTGTTTGAAAAGCATCCTTGTCTTTATACCCTTATGTTTGGATGTGTCTTTGCTAAAGTATCACAAAAATTGGTG atAGCTCACATGACCAAAAGTGAACTGTATCTtcaagacactgtcttttttggcccaggtcttttatttttagaccagtactttaataattttatagacGAATATGTTGTTCTTTGGATAGCAATG GTCATTTCTTCATTTGATATGATGATGTATTTTAGTGCTTTGTGCCTGCAAATTTCAAGACACCTTCATCTAAATATCTTCAAGACTTCATATCATGAAGCACCCGAACAG GTTCAAGTTCTTCCTTCAAAGAGTCATCAGAATAACATGGATTGA
- the CHPT1 gene encoding cholinephosphotransferase 1 isoform X1: MAAGAGARPGLRWPRALAEPLSAAQLRRLEEHRYCAAGVSLLEPPLQVYWTWLLRWVPLWVAPNSITLLGLAVNLFTTLALISYCPTATEEAPYWTYLLCALGLFIYQSLDAIDGKQARRTNSCSPLGELFDHGCDSLSTVFMAVGASIAVRLGTHPDWLFFCSFIGMFMFYCAHWQTYVSGVLRFGKVDVTEIQIALVMVFVFSTFGGATMWDYTIPILEIKLKIFPVLGVVGGAIFSCSNYFHVILHGGVGKNGSTIAGTSVLSPGLHIGIIIILAIMIYKKSATNVFEKHPCLYTLMFGCVFAKVSQKLVIAHMTKSELYLQDTVFFGPGLLFLDQYFNNFIDEYVVLWIAMVISSFDMMMYFSALCLQISRHLHLNIFKTSYHEAPEQRHKRREKQAPCREPDVGLDPGIPRSRLGPKASAKPLSHPWIPCMIFPMLIFQFLGPLFTNSFCSPLYFSHSQYMLIP, from the exons atGGCGGCGGGCGCAGGGGCCAGGCCGGGGCTGCGCTGGCCGAGGGCGCTGGCGGAGCCGCTGAGCGCGGCGCAGCTGCGGCGGCTGGAGGAGCACCGCTACTGCGCGGCCGGCGTGTCGCTGCTCGAGCCGCCGCTGCAGGTCTACTGGACCTGGCTGCTGCGGTGGGTCCCGCTCTGGGTGGCCCCCAACTCCATCACCCTGCTGGGCCTGGCCGTCAACCTGTTCACCACGCTGGCGCTCATCTCCTATTGCCCCACGGCCACCGAGGAG gcACCATACTGGACATACCTTTTATGTGCACTGGGACTCTTTATCTACCAGTCACTGGATGCTATTGATGGGAAACAAGCCAGAAGAACAAATTCTTGTTCTCCTTTAGGAGAACTTTTTGACCATGGTTGTGACTCTCTTTCCACAG TATTTATGGCAGTTGGAGCTTCAATTGCTGTGCGCTTAGGAACTCATCCTGACTGGttgtttttctgctcttttattGGGATGTTCATGTTTTACTGTGCTCATTGGCAGACTTATGTTTCAGGCGTGTTGAGGTTTGGAAA AGTGGATGTAACTGAAATTCAGATAGCTTTAGTGATGGTCTTTGTGTTTTCTACATTTGGAGGAGCAACAATGTGGGACTATACG ATACccattctagaaataaaattgaagatcTTTCCAGTTCTTGGAGTAGTAGGTGGAGCAATATTTTCCTGTTCAAATTATTTCCATGTTATCCTCCATGGTGGTGTTGGCAAGAATGGATCCACTATAGCA GGCACCAGTGTCTTGTCACCTGGACTCCACataggaattattattatattggcAATAATGATCTATAAAAAGTCAGCAACTAATGTGTTTGAAAAGCATCCTTGTCTTTATACCCTTATGTTTGGATGTGTCTTTGCTAAAGTATCACAAAAATTGGTG atAGCTCACATGACCAAAAGTGAACTGTATCTtcaagacactgtcttttttggcccaggtcttttatttttagaccagtactttaataattttatagacGAATATGTTGTTCTTTGGATAGCAATG GTCATTTCTTCATTTGATATGATGATGTATTTTAGTGCTTTGTGCCTGCAAATTTCAAGACACCTTCATCTAAATATCTTCAAGACTTCATATCATGAAGCACCCGAACAG agacacaagaggagggagaagcaggctccatgccgggagcccgacgtgggactcgatcccgggattccaagATCACgcctcgggccaaaggcaagcgccaaaccactgagccacccatggatcccctgtATGATCTTTCCAATGCTTATCTTTCAGTTCCTTGGACCACTTTTCACCAACAGTTTTTGTTCCCCACTCTACTTTAGCCATTCACAGTACATGCTCATACCCTAG